In Flavobacterium sp. GSB-24, the genomic window ATCTTCAAATAGATTTCCGTCTTCGTCAACAGCTACGAGAATATCTTTCTTTTGAGAGAAATTTAATATGAGATAAATCCAGACAATTATCCAGAAACCTAAAGTCATACAACTGATAAATAAATGAAGGGAATGATTTATGGCTTTTTTTTCTTTAGATAAAACCACATAAGGCAGTTTCTCATTATGTTCTGTAATTACAAAACCGCTGCGAGTTTTGGCTGCGATTATCTCGTAGAATCGATCTGTGTTTTTTTCGTTTACAAATTGGTAACTTTCCATTTCTTTTAATTTTTTAAAGGTTTTTAAAAGACTTTTGTTTTCATAAATACAATTCATTGCATTATTGTTACCCTTTGTTTTGAAGTTTTATGAGATTCTTTTTTTACATTAGTATTAAAATAGCTTTCTATGGATCAAAATAAAATTCATCCTGACCAAAAATATATCGATGGACTTGCCGCAAATGATTCGGTGGTTATTGAAATGATATATAAAAAGTTCGCTCCAAAAGTAGTTTTGTTTATAACCAACAATTCTGGAGATAAGGATCAGGCGCAGGATGTGATTCAGGAAATTATGATACTGCTTTTTAATCAGGCGAAAGCCAATGCGCTTCAATTGACTTGTCCGTTTGATGCTTACTTTTTCTTATTATGCAAAAGACGCTGGCTCAACGAGCTGAAAAAATCATCGAATAAAGGGGTAACAATTCTAGAAGATGTTTTATCTATCAATGAATCTGCGCATGACTTGATTGCACAAACGGAAGAATTTGACGAAAAACAAAAGCTTTTTGACACCATGTTTCAGAAATTGGGAGAAAAATGCCAAGAAGTTTTAAAACTCAGTTTTACTTTAAAATCAATGGAAGAAGTGGCCGAAAAACTCAATGTAACTTACGGCTATGTTCGGAAAAAGAAATCGTTATGTGTTGGGCAGTTAACGCAATGGATTCAGGAAGCGAAAAATTTTAACTCTTTAAAAAACAAGTAATCATGAACGAAGAACGCTATATCTTATTTGATCAATATCTTCAAGGCGAACTGACCGTTGATGAAAGAGCTAATTTGGAGAAACAATTAGCTGAAGATCCAGAATTGGCATCGGCATTGGAGAGTTTCAAAGAAATGCATTTTCAATTGGAAAATAAATTCGGACAAGAGCAGGATCGAGAAATTTTTAAAGAAAACCTAAGCCGAATTTCAGATAAATATTTTAATAAAAATAAAGGAAAAGTAGCTTCCCTTAAACCTTGGTATTACGTCGCGGCAGCGTCGGCAGTTATTTTATTCGGATTGTTTTTCTTTGATTATAACGAGAATCCTTCGTTTGATGATTATAATCATCCAGAAAGCGCTTATTTTACAGAAAGAGGTGTCTCTGAAGAAACTTTAAAACAAGCAGAAGATAATTTTAATGGAAAAAGATATGCAAAAGCAATTCCGCTTTTTGAAGCAATTTTAAAAGAAAATACATCTCCGGAAATTCAATATTTTTATGGTATTTCTTTGGTTGAAGAAAGTCAGTACGATAAAGCAGATACTATTTTTAAAGAATTGCAAGCAGGGAACTCTGCTTACAAAGAAAAAGCAAAATGGAATCTGGCATTATCCAAATTAAAACAAAAAGACTATAAAGCCTGCAAAGAGATTCTTCAGACTATTTCTCAGGATTATGAAGATTATGATGAAGTAGAACAGCTTTTAGATGAGTTGAATTAATTTAAAATAAAAAGCAAATTTGAAAATAAATTAAAAATTTTCCTGCTTTTACGTGAAACCTCAATCGAATTTAGATTTTTAGTTCTAAATTCGATTTTGTTTTTATAAGAATTGCCACCAAAACAACCAAAACTAACCAACCCAATTCGATGAAAAAAATCACATTGTTTCTTTTTATCATTTTTTCTCAAACCATTTTTAGTGCTGCTAAAATTACAGAAGCCGAAAAGCTTTTTGCCACTTGCAAAGTTTGGGGATTTTTAAAGTATTATCATCCAAAAATTGCTGGAGGAGAAGTCAATTGGGACAATCAATTATTAGAAAAACTGCCGAAAATAGAAAACGCGAAAACAAAAGAAGAGTTTTCATTAATATTGGAAAACTGGATCGACGATCTCGGACCAATAAAAGAAGTAGCGCCAATTGCAGTGCCAAAGGATGTAAAGTTTTTTGATAAGAATTTCGATTTAAGCTGGTTTAACAATAATTTGTTTTCTAAAAAGCTTTCGAAGAAATTAAAATTTATTGAAGAGAATAGGTTTCAAACCACAGAAGAAATAGGCCCAGGTTATAATCCGCTTAAAAATGGAGATTATTTTAATCTTCAGTTTGATAATAAAAACTCAAGAATCTTGTGGTTTTTTATGTATTGGAATTTAGTCGAGTATTTTTTTCCATATAAATATATAATGGACCAAAAATGGGATATAACTTTTGATCAAATGCTTCCTTTGGTTCTTGAAGCTAAAAATGACGACGAATTTTATACCGTTGTCCGAAAAACAGCCTCTAAACTCAATGATAGTCATGTTGAATTTGCGACATATAGTGGCAGTAAATTTGAGGAAAATAGAAGATTTTTTCCTGCTGACTGTAAGATAATTGATAACAAAATAGTGGTTACTGAAATTCTTGCAGACAGCCTTGCTCAAGCAGATGATATAAAAGTTGGAGACGTAATTACGAAAGTAAATGATAAAACAATAGCAGCATACATTGCAGAATATAGAGATTTATTTGGAGCGTCAAACGAACCAACTCTTTTAAGTAAAGTGGTTAGGAAAATTTTACATAGTAATTCTGAGAAAGTCAATGTGGAGTTTTTAAAAGACGGCAAGCAGATAACAAAAGAGATGACATGGTACAATTATCATGATTCTCACAGAAATGAATTTAAAAAAGGAGCTAAAAAGAAAAAAGAAAAGTTTACAACTTTAAACCAGAATATCGGATATGTAGATATGGGACTTATTAAAAGTATAAACGTTCCTGATATGATTGAAAAATTAAAAACAACAAAAGCAATTGTTTTTGATATGAGAAATTATCCGAATGGGACTTATAATGATATTGCCAATTTTTTAAACGCTCATCAAGAAAAATTTGCGATTTACACGCACCCAGATTTTAGTTATCCAGGCAAATTTAAATGGACAGAAGGATCAACCTGCGGTTCTGAAAACAAAGATAATTACAAAGGAAAAGTTATTGTTCTGCTTAACGAAGAATCCTTAAGCCAGGCAGAATGGACTGCAATGTGTTTTCAAACAGCAGGTAATACTACAATTATAGGAAGCCAGACTGCTGGAGCAGATGGAAATGTAACCGAGCTTGATTTTAAAGGATTTCATACAAGATATACAGGAATTGGAGTTTATTATCCTGATGGACGCGAAACCCAAAGAATTGGCATCATTCCTGATATTGAAGTAAAACCAACCATAAAAGGAATTCAGGAAGGAAAAGATGAGGTTTTAGATCGTGCTTTGCTTTTTATTGAAACAGGAAAATAATTAAAATAAATGTCATCTTGAGAGAAGTCGAAGGCTCAATAAGCATTTCGAAAAGAATTGGGGGCTTTTCTTTGCTTACTTCGACTTCGCTCAGTATGACAAAATAAAAGATTAAAATCAGCAGACCTTTGTCAAAGCTCACAACTTGACAAAGGTCTTCGTTTTTCTATACAAATTCTACAAAATTGCTATTCTTTTAATATTGTCGTAATTTTGACAGCTTTAAAATTATACCCTTGAATTTGAGACCTATTATTACAGATACACACACGCATTTATATTCTGAAGAATTTGATCAGGATCGCGACGAAATGATTCAGCGCGCTATTGATGCCGGCATTACTCGTTTTTTTATTCCGGCAATCGATGCGGCTGCGACACAGTCTATGTACGATTTAGAGAAAAATTATCCTGAAAATATATTCCTGATGATGGGGCTGCATCCTACTTACGTGAAAGATAATTATCTAGACGAATTAGCGCATGTAGAAACTGAATTGTCCAAAAGAAAGTTTTACGCAGTTGGAGAAATCGGGATCGATTTGTACTGGGATAAGACACATCTTAAAGAACAGCAAATCGCTTTTAAGACGCAAATTCAACTGGCAAAACAATACAAACTTCCAATCGTAATTCATTGTCGAGAAGCTTTTGACGAGATCTTCGAAATCTTAGAAGAAGAAAAATCTGAAGATTTGTTTGGGATTTTTCATTGTTTTTCCGGAACTTTAGTACAAGCACAGCAGGCAATTTCCTATAATATGAAATTAGGAATTGGTGGTGTGGTAACATTCAAGAACGGAAAAATTGATCAGTTTTTAAATCAAATTGATTTAAAACATATTGTTTTGGAGACAGATTCGCCTTATTTAGCGCCAATTCCATACAGAGGAAAAAGAAATGAAAGCAGTTATTTAGTCAATGTAATTTCTAAACTGGCAGCTCTATACGATGTTTCTGAAGAAGAGATTGCAGTAGTTACAACTCAAAACTCCAAAGACGTTTTTGGGATTTAATATAATCGTTACTTTAATCTAATTTTTTTTTTGTTCTTTTGCCCACTTAAAATCGATATAAATAATGCAGAAATTTGATGCCATTCGACCGTTTTATGATTCCGAAATAAATGAAGCACTTCATGATGTGGTAAACCATCCGATGATGAAAACCATGATGAACTTTACTTTTCCGGAAGTAGAAGATGAGGTTTGGAAGGATCAATTGAAGAAGACACATTCGATTCGTGATTTTCAATGCAACTTTATTTATAACACGATACAAAGGGTTTTAGAAAAAAGTTCTGAAGGACTTACAACTTCGGGTTTTGAGAAACTGGAAAAAAACACTTCTTATTTGTTTATCTCGAATCATAGAGATATTCTTTTAGATACAACATTATTAAATGTCTGTCTTTTCGAACATGGTTTGGTCATGACGGCATCGGCAATTGGAGATAATCTGGTCAAAAAAGCTTTCTTGGCTACTTTGGCAAAATTGAATAGAAACTTTTTAGTTTTAAGAGGATTAACACCTCGTGAAATGCTTCAAAGTTCAAAATTATTAGCCGAATATATCGGACAATTGCTGCTTCGCGAAAATCGTTCGGTTTGGATTGCCCAAAGAGAAGGAAGAACAAAAGATGGAAACGACGAAACCAACCCAGGAGTTTTAAAAATGATTGGAATGGGTTCTGATGAAGAAAACTTGATGGATTATTTTAAGAAATTAAAAATCGTTCCAGTTTCGATCTCTTATGAATACGACCCAACAGATGTTTTGAAAATGCCGCAATTAATGGCAGAAGCAAATAACGAAGTTTACGTTAAAGATAAAAACGAAGATTTCATGACCATTTTAAGCGGTATCATGGGAACTAAAAAGAGAATCCATATTTCTGTTGGAGATGTTTTAGACAAAGAAATCGATCAGATTGTGGCTGAAAATGACAATGTTAATAAACAAGTTCAGGCTTTGGCACAAACTATTGATGATGTTGTTTTGAAAAACTACCAATTATGGCCGACCAATTTTATTGCATACGATATTTTAAACGAAACCGATAAATTTGCTCACAAGTACAAAGAGAGCGAAAAATCGCTTTTTGAGCGTCGTTTAGAAATGCGTATCGGAAGCGATAATCCTGTTACCAGACAAGGATTTTTGGCAATGTATGCCAATCCTGTTGTCAATAAATTAAAATACCAAGATGTCATCTAAAGCTAAAATATTATTGATTTATACCGGAGGAACAATCGGTATGAGCAAAGACTTTGAAACAGGGGCACTTAAAGCCTTCAATTTTGGTAAATTAATACAAAAGATTCCAGAAATTAAGCAATTGGACTGTGAAATCGAATCTATTTCATTCGAACACCCAATTGATTCTTCTAATATGAATCCCGAAATGTGGACAAAAATTGCCACAATTATCGAGGAAAATTACGCTGCTTATGACGGATTTGTGGTGCTTCACGGATCAGATACAATGTCATATTCGGCTTCTGCATTGAGTTTTATGCTCGAGAATTTAACTAAACCGGTTGTGTTTACAGGTTCTCAGCTTCCTATTGGAGATTTACGTACCGATGCAAAAGAAAACCTGATTACAGCGATTCAGATTGCTTCACTTCAAGAAAACGGAAAACCAGTTATTACCGAAGTCTGCTTGTATTTTGAATACAAATTGTACCGCGGCAACCGAACTTCTAAAGTAAATGCAGAACATTTTAGAGCTTTTACAGCACCAAATTATCCTGAATTAGTAGAATCTGGTGTTCACTTAAAACTAAACAGACATTTATTTCTTCCTATAAATAAAAACGCCGATTTGATCGTTCACAAAAATCTGAATAATCATGTAGCGATAATCAAAATGTTTCCAGGAATGAGCGAAGTAGTTTTGGCTTCAATTCTTGCTATTCCAGATTTAAGAGGAATTGTTTTAGAAACCTACGGCTCAGGAAATGCTCCGACAGAAGATTGGTTTTTAAATTTAATTGAGAAAGCAATTCAATCAGGATTGCATATTGTAAATGTTACGCAATGCTCAGGCGGAAGCGTAAACATGGGCCAATACGAAACCAGTACAGCCTTAAAATCTCTTGGAGTTATTTCAGGAAAAGACATTACTACCGAAGCAGCAATTACTAAATTGATGTATCTGCTTGGTCATAATATTCCACAAAACGAGTTTAAAGATATTTTTGAAACTGCTTTACGCGGGGAGATATCGTAGATGAAAATTCCAATATAAAAAATTCCAAATTCCAATTTTGAGATTCACTCAGTTTGGAATTTGGAATTTTTATATTGGAATATCTCTCTAAAATTGGAATTTGGAATTTTAATTTTTGGAATTTTGATAAGGAACCGGACAAGTTTCCAAATCTTCGATAGCTCTATGTTTTTTGTAATACAAATAAACAATTACAGAAATAATACAGATAATTCCCTGAATAGCCACTGTTGCTCTAACACCTAAAAAGTGGGAAACATAGCCAATAATTAAACTTCCAACAGGAATCATCCCTTGATAAGCCATCATGTAGTAGCTAATGCTTCTTGAGCGCATATTGATAGTACTATGAGTCTGAATGTAGATGTTGATAGAAGAAGTTTGTCCCATCATTCCTATTCCGCTTAAAGTCATACAGATAAGAGCAATTGTAATACTGCTTGAAAGGGCTAGAATAATGACGCTGAAACCAAGAAGTAAACTTGCAGAGATCATTAATTTGCTCATATTTTCAGCAGATTTTAAATTGGCCAAATAGATGGCAGATAAAACAGAACCAATTCCGGCAGCACTTTCAAACCAGCTGAAAGTCTGAGCATTTCCGCTAAAAATATCTTTAGCAAAAACTGGCATCAAAGTATTAAAAGAAATTACAAACAAACTGCTGCAGGTAAGCATAAGAAGCATTCTTGCCATTTCGGTTTCTTTTTTTACATAATCTAAACCTTCAATAAGATCGTCGAGCATATTTAACTTATTTTCGGCTTTAATGTGCGGAGTAATTTTCATCATCAGCAATGAAATCAAAACCGGAACATAACTAATGAAGTTCCCGATAAAACAAATGTCTTCTCCATATTGGTGCAGAATAATTCCCGTAAGTGCAGGTCCTGCGATACGAGCAAAATTGTTCATTGTGGAGTTAAGAGCAACGGCATTTGGAAGATCTTCTCTTTTATCTACAATATCGATCATCATCGTTTGACGGCAGGTCATATCAAAAGCATTGATAATTCCCTGAATAAGACTCAAAGCCAGAATAAAGTTGATATTGTAAATTTTTAGGTAAATAAGCAAAGCTAAAGTTCCAGCCTGAAGCATTGCAAGAGACTGCAAAACAATCATGGCGCGGTGTTTATCGTAACGTCCAATAATGCTTCCTGCCAACGGAGCTAAAAACAGTGACGGAATCATGCTTAAAAAAGTCGCCAATCCCAGTAGAAAAACAGATCCCGTTATACTGTAAACCATCCAGCTTACTGCGGTTTTCTGCAGCCAGGTTCCAATTACGGAAACAGATTGACCATAAAAGAATAACTTGAAATTTTTTGATTTTAACGCTTTAAACATAACCTTGAAATATTTGATACAAAGGTCGGCATTATGATTTCATTAGAAAAATTAATAATTTTACTTATAATAAGTAGTAAAACTTATCAATATGGAAATTTATCAACTGCAGTATTTTATCAAAACAGCTGAGGTTTTGCATTTTACCAAAGCTGCCGAATTGTGTTTTGTAACCCAATCGGGACTTTCGCAGCAAATTAAAAAGCTGGAAGAAGAGCTCGGAATGCCTTTGTTTAAAAGAATTGGGAAAAAAGTACAATTGACAGAAGCTGGAGCTGTTTTCTTAATTCATGCTAAAAAAGTGGTAGAAAACGTAGAAAATGGAAAACAGGCAATCGAAGATTTAAATGAAATGATTGGCGGAGAACTTCGAATAGGTGTAACCTATATCTTCGGATTATTGATTCTTCCTGTTGTAAATGCATTTGCCAAGAAATACCAAAATCTCAAAATTATTGTCGAGTATGGAACTACCGAGGTTTTAGAACAGAAATTACTTGATAATGAATTAGATTTAGTATTCGTTATTTCGTCACACGAAATTGAAATGCCGATTCAGAAAGTACCATTATTTACTTCAAATATGGTTATGGTGGTTTCTAAAAATCATGCTTTAGCCCATTTAGATAAGATCGCTTTTAAGAAAATAGAAGAGATTCCGCTGATTTTGCCAGGGAAAGGATCCAATTCGCGAGAATATGTCGAAGAACTGTTTAAAAAGTTTAATATGAAACCTAAAATTTCAATAGAGCTCCAGTCCATTCACGCATTATTGCAAATGGTAGAAAATAGCGATTGGGCAACAATTGTTGCCGAGATGGCTCTAAAAGATTGGGACGATCTCAAAGCTATTCAAATTACAGGAGTTATTACTAAACGAGATTCATATATGCTCACGCTGGGAAGCTACCAAAAGAAAGCAGTAAAACTGTTTATGGAAGAATTTAAAAAAAGCATTTAAAGTAAATTTGCATTTTGTTTTTGTAACTCAGATTTTTTTGTGTTCTTTGCAGACCAATAAAGAAAGGTGTCCGAGTGGTTGAAGGAGCTAGCCTGGAAAGCTAGTATATGGGTAACTGTATCGAGGGTTCGAATCCCTTCCTTTCTGCGAAATAAAACCCGAATTTCATTGTTTGAAATTTGGGTTTTTTTGTTTCTTTCGTAAAAAAAAGGTATTTATACTTAATGATTAATTGTATTAAGGTTTATATATTCGCCTATAGTTAAACATTGTCATAAATTTGATGTTAATAATGTTGCTATTTTTTAGACCTAATATTGTTTTAAATTTAATTTTCGACATTCATAAGTTCGGTAATTTTTTAATAACCATAAATTAAATACTTTGGATAAAATAATAAAAACACTTCACTTAAGACTAGATAGTACCTCTAAATCATTAACTAAAAATGCTGTTTCACAATTGATAATTAGAATATTATTTCAATTAGAAAAGCCACTTACTATTGGTGAAATTTCAACAGAAGTTAATCGTCTATTACAGACATCTATTTCAGAAGATAGAATTATCGAAGGTGTAAATAAACTTTTAGAAAAAAATGAAATTAAAATCACAGATAAGAAATATAAGCTTACAAAATCAAATGTAAGGACTTTAGAAAAAAGATATAATGAGTCTAAAGAGAGATTGGAAAGAATAATTGATAATTATTTTGTACCGTTTCATTCTAGTAGGGCAGCTATTTTAGAGTGGTTTTCTGATGCAACAGTGGAATTTTTTAAATCATATTCAATTGAATGGATATCTGATTTATGTTATTCTAAAACAGAGAGACTGAAAACTAAAAAGGAAGATATATTAGATCATATTAGAAGAAGGACTAAAAATAATAAAGAATTAAATGCAGACGACTTTAATACGTTGATAGAAAAATTTATTGACTGTATTATTTATAAAAAAGATCCTGATTTAGATGCACATCTTTGGCAATATGGAACATCTGCATTTGCTGCCAATTTATTGCAATCATCTGTTGGAGCTGACCCCATGTCAATAAATGCATTTAGAGATTCAAAATGTGTTTTAGATACAAATGTTTTGATGAATATTGGGCTTGAAGCGAGCGAATACCATGAGGCAATAAAAAAACTCGAAAATGTTTTTGAAAAGCTAAACATCGATACAGGATATTTTCATATAACCGAATTAGAATATACTAAAACAATAGCAAATAAAAAGAAAGAAATTCTTCGTGCGGTCGAAAAATTTTCATATGATGTATTGAAGGCTACTGATGATCATTTCTTACAATCTGCGATTAGAA contains:
- a CDS encoding sigma-70 family RNA polymerase sigma factor → MDQNKIHPDQKYIDGLAANDSVVIEMIYKKFAPKVVLFITNNSGDKDQAQDVIQEIMILLFNQAKANALQLTCPFDAYFFLLCKRRWLNELKKSSNKGVTILEDVLSINESAHDLIAQTEEFDEKQKLFDTMFQKLGEKCQEVLKLSFTLKSMEEVAEKLNVTYGYVRKKKSLCVGQLTQWIQEAKNFNSLKNK
- a CDS encoding tetratricopeptide repeat protein, which translates into the protein MNEERYILFDQYLQGELTVDERANLEKQLAEDPELASALESFKEMHFQLENKFGQEQDREIFKENLSRISDKYFNKNKGKVASLKPWYYVAAASAVILFGLFFFDYNENPSFDDYNHPESAYFTERGVSEETLKQAEDNFNGKRYAKAIPLFEAILKENTSPEIQYFYGISLVEESQYDKADTIFKELQAGNSAYKEKAKWNLALSKLKQKDYKACKEILQTISQDYEDYDEVEQLLDELN
- a CDS encoding S41 family peptidase; its protein translation is MKKITLFLFIIFSQTIFSAAKITEAEKLFATCKVWGFLKYYHPKIAGGEVNWDNQLLEKLPKIENAKTKEEFSLILENWIDDLGPIKEVAPIAVPKDVKFFDKNFDLSWFNNNLFSKKLSKKLKFIEENRFQTTEEIGPGYNPLKNGDYFNLQFDNKNSRILWFFMYWNLVEYFFPYKYIMDQKWDITFDQMLPLVLEAKNDDEFYTVVRKTASKLNDSHVEFATYSGSKFEENRRFFPADCKIIDNKIVVTEILADSLAQADDIKVGDVITKVNDKTIAAYIAEYRDLFGASNEPTLLSKVVRKILHSNSEKVNVEFLKDGKQITKEMTWYNYHDSHRNEFKKGAKKKKEKFTTLNQNIGYVDMGLIKSINVPDMIEKLKTTKAIVFDMRNYPNGTYNDIANFLNAHQEKFAIYTHPDFSYPGKFKWTEGSTCGSENKDNYKGKVIVLLNEESLSQAEWTAMCFQTAGNTTIIGSQTAGADGNVTELDFKGFHTRYTGIGVYYPDGRETQRIGIIPDIEVKPTIKGIQEGKDEVLDRALLFIETGK
- a CDS encoding TatD family hydrolase; amino-acid sequence: MNLRPIITDTHTHLYSEEFDQDRDEMIQRAIDAGITRFFIPAIDAAATQSMYDLEKNYPENIFLMMGLHPTYVKDNYLDELAHVETELSKRKFYAVGEIGIDLYWDKTHLKEQQIAFKTQIQLAKQYKLPIVIHCREAFDEIFEILEEEKSEDLFGIFHCFSGTLVQAQQAISYNMKLGIGGVVTFKNGKIDQFLNQIDLKHIVLETDSPYLAPIPYRGKRNESSYLVNVISKLAALYDVSEEEIAVVTTQNSKDVFGI
- a CDS encoding 1-acyl-sn-glycerol-3-phosphate acyltransferase, encoding MQKFDAIRPFYDSEINEALHDVVNHPMMKTMMNFTFPEVEDEVWKDQLKKTHSIRDFQCNFIYNTIQRVLEKSSEGLTTSGFEKLEKNTSYLFISNHRDILLDTTLLNVCLFEHGLVMTASAIGDNLVKKAFLATLAKLNRNFLVLRGLTPREMLQSSKLLAEYIGQLLLRENRSVWIAQREGRTKDGNDETNPGVLKMIGMGSDEENLMDYFKKLKIVPVSISYEYDPTDVLKMPQLMAEANNEVYVKDKNEDFMTILSGIMGTKKRIHISVGDVLDKEIDQIVAENDNVNKQVQALAQTIDDVVLKNYQLWPTNFIAYDILNETDKFAHKYKESEKSLFERRLEMRIGSDNPVTRQGFLAMYANPVVNKLKYQDVI
- a CDS encoding asparaginase codes for the protein MSSKAKILLIYTGGTIGMSKDFETGALKAFNFGKLIQKIPEIKQLDCEIESISFEHPIDSSNMNPEMWTKIATIIEENYAAYDGFVVLHGSDTMSYSASALSFMLENLTKPVVFTGSQLPIGDLRTDAKENLITAIQIASLQENGKPVITEVCLYFEYKLYRGNRTSKVNAEHFRAFTAPNYPELVESGVHLKLNRHLFLPINKNADLIVHKNLNNHVAIIKMFPGMSEVVLASILAIPDLRGIVLETYGSGNAPTEDWFLNLIEKAIQSGLHIVNVTQCSGGSVNMGQYETSTALKSLGVISGKDITTEAAITKLMYLLGHNIPQNEFKDIFETALRGEIS
- a CDS encoding MFS transporter; amino-acid sequence: MFKALKSKNFKLFFYGQSVSVIGTWLQKTAVSWMVYSITGSVFLLGLATFLSMIPSLFLAPLAGSIIGRYDKHRAMIVLQSLAMLQAGTLALLIYLKIYNINFILALSLIQGIINAFDMTCRQTMMIDIVDKREDLPNAVALNSTMNNFARIAGPALTGIILHQYGEDICFIGNFISYVPVLISLLMMKITPHIKAENKLNMLDDLIEGLDYVKKETEMARMLLMLTCSSLFVISFNTLMPVFAKDIFSGNAQTFSWFESAAGIGSVLSAIYLANLKSAENMSKLMISASLLLGFSVIILALSSSITIALICMTLSGIGMMGQTSSINIYIQTHSTINMRSRSISYYMMAYQGMIPVGSLIIGYVSHFLGVRATVAIQGIICIISVIVYLYYKKHRAIEDLETCPVPYQNSKN
- a CDS encoding LysR substrate-binding domain-containing protein; translation: MEIYQLQYFIKTAEVLHFTKAAELCFVTQSGLSQQIKKLEEELGMPLFKRIGKKVQLTEAGAVFLIHAKKVVENVENGKQAIEDLNEMIGGELRIGVTYIFGLLILPVVNAFAKKYQNLKIIVEYGTTEVLEQKLLDNELDLVFVISSHEIEMPIQKVPLFTSNMVMVVSKNHALAHLDKIAFKKIEEIPLILPGKGSNSREYVEELFKKFNMKPKISIELQSIHALLQMVENSDWATIVAEMALKDWDDLKAIQITGVITKRDSYMLTLGSYQKKAVKLFMEEFKKSI